The Halomonas sp. KG2 genome contains a region encoding:
- the pilQ gene encoding type IV pilus secretin PilQ, whose protein sequence is MAAICYRTLLLLIALVPSVCMASVLTNVDVRQTHSGDIELVLQFSGGVAQLSGYRLDAPPRLALDLADTQSALAQRRIGVSSGVVEQVTVLEGSGRTRLVVDSNESLDYTARVVGEQLRVTLASGSSVSMPAPQATNVPQPSPSIQGLRVEDIDFRRGGDGAGRAVVTFNRAGVVANVREGSEGSIIAELRNVVLPDALNQVYDVTDFVTPVTRITPHLGQRDVRLELQTNGPIAMASSQSGRTLTIEVQPVSQATQQQREQQGISFTGERLSLNFQDIEVRAVLATLAEFTGLNLVASDSVAGRITLNLNDVPWDQALALILQSQGLASREQGNVIVVAPASELAALERQEIETRNQRQTLAPLVTEFIEIKYARAEDLAQLLRGGDGFGLLTDRGRVSIDQRTNTLLVQDTAEQVRTIIGTLDRLDVAVRQVQIEARIVIARDTASRELGINWGVSSTRGFLENDDGTFSRRNINPNNINRAQGGLAVDLGSAAAANTGVSFGYLSGDVLLDLELRALESEGKSQTISQPRVITANQRTAIIRQGEERAFQSVDTEGNPDTEFKEAELSLEVTPQITPDNRIIMNLVIKNDSFRESEFGGEPPIDTNQIETQVLVDNGQTVVLGGILTTEQLSQIAKTPLLGDIPWLGRLFRYTEESNEKVELLVFITPRLLDDGLAVR, encoded by the coding sequence ATGGCTGCTATATGTTATCGAACGTTGCTGTTATTAATTGCGCTAGTGCCATCGGTCTGCATGGCATCAGTGCTTACTAATGTCGATGTGCGGCAAACTCATAGCGGTGACATAGAGCTAGTGCTGCAGTTCAGTGGCGGCGTTGCCCAGCTAAGTGGCTATCGACTAGATGCACCTCCTCGTCTAGCGCTGGATTTGGCAGATACGCAAAGTGCGCTTGCCCAACGCCGTATCGGCGTCAGTAGTGGTGTTGTTGAACAAGTGACGGTGTTAGAGGGTAGTGGACGGACGCGCCTCGTGGTTGATTCGAATGAATCCCTTGATTATACCGCTCGAGTAGTCGGTGAACAGTTAAGAGTCACACTAGCATCAGGTAGTTCTGTGTCTATGCCGGCACCCCAAGCGACTAACGTTCCCCAGCCTTCCCCGTCCATCCAGGGGTTGCGTGTTGAAGATATTGATTTCCGGCGTGGGGGTGATGGTGCAGGGCGTGCCGTGGTGACATTTAATCGTGCTGGCGTGGTCGCTAACGTGCGTGAAGGTAGTGAGGGCAGCATTATAGCGGAGCTGCGTAATGTGGTGCTGCCTGATGCGCTTAACCAAGTTTACGATGTCACTGATTTTGTGACGCCGGTTACCCGTATTACCCCTCATCTTGGACAGCGTGATGTGCGGCTGGAGCTACAAACGAACGGCCCCATCGCGATGGCTTCATCGCAAAGCGGGCGTACGTTGACGATTGAAGTGCAGCCGGTGAGTCAAGCTACACAACAGCAGCGAGAGCAGCAGGGAATATCTTTTACCGGAGAGCGGTTAAGCCTGAACTTTCAAGATATTGAAGTGCGTGCAGTGCTGGCTACTCTGGCAGAGTTTACTGGCCTAAACCTAGTGGCCAGTGATAGCGTTGCTGGACGCATTACGCTTAACTTGAACGATGTTCCCTGGGATCAAGCGCTAGCGCTGATCTTACAAAGCCAAGGGCTGGCAAGTCGGGAGCAGGGTAATGTGATCGTAGTGGCGCCCGCCAGCGAGCTAGCGGCTCTTGAGCGGCAAGAGATAGAAACACGCAACCAACGCCAAACGCTTGCGCCGTTAGTCACTGAGTTTATTGAAATAAAATATGCCCGCGCCGAAGACCTTGCTCAGCTGTTACGTGGTGGCGACGGCTTTGGGCTGTTAACTGACCGAGGGCGAGTCAGTATTGATCAGCGTACTAATACGTTATTGGTGCAAGATACGGCAGAGCAGGTGCGCACTATTATCGGTACTTTAGATCGCTTGGATGTCGCCGTTCGTCAGGTGCAAATTGAGGCAAGAATTGTCATTGCCCGAGATACTGCGTCCCGGGAGCTAGGGATTAACTGGGGCGTGTCGAGTACCCGTGGCTTTTTAGAGAACGATGATGGTACGTTTTCTCGGCGTAACATTAACCCTAACAACATTAACCGTGCCCAGGGTGGCCTCGCAGTAGATCTAGGTTCAGCGGCGGCTGCCAACACGGGGGTTAGTTTTGGTTATCTATCGGGGGACGTGCTGCTAGATCTTGAGCTGCGAGCGCTGGAAAGTGAGGGCAAAAGCCAGACGATTTCTCAGCCCCGAGTGATCACAGCTAACCAACGAACAGCTATTATTCGTCAAGGTGAAGAGCGGGCTTTTCAGAGCGTAGATACAGAAGGGAATCCAGATACAGAGTTCAAGGAGGCCGAGCTTTCCTTGGAGGTAACGCCACAAATTACTCCGGATAACCGCATCATTATGAATTTGGTGATTAAAAACGATAGCTTCCGGGAAAGTGAGTTTGGTGGTGAGCCGCCGATTGATACCAACCAGATAGAGACCCAAGTGCTGGTCGATAATGGGCAAACGGTAGTGTTAGGCGGTATTTTGACAACAGAGCAGTTGAGCCAAATAGCGAAAACACCGCTGCTAGGAGATATTCCTTGGCTTGGGCGGCTATTCCGCTATACCGAAGAGAGCAATGAAAAGGTAGAGTTATTGGTCTTTATTACTCCACGACTACTTGATGATGGTTTGGCGGTTCGCTGA
- a CDS encoding pilus assembly protein PilP, translating to MKRLVGLLCIAGLAGCSDPQLGQLDQTLAEIRRTADGKAPEVVETLPTYQSLDYRFSDARSPFLAPEDVRENVLQVEQAVSEFAPEQQRAQEPLERFQLQTLRLVGTLRMGAQQVALIEPPEGEVVSVREGDYLGTNHGLINQIEPQGITIVERVFSPQQGWQQRQVTLTLEE from the coding sequence ATGAAGCGTTTGGTAGGCCTGCTGTGTATTGCTGGCTTAGCTGGCTGCAGTGACCCTCAGCTGGGGCAGTTAGATCAAACCCTTGCAGAAATACGCCGTACTGCTGATGGGAAAGCGCCCGAGGTAGTGGAGACATTGCCAACGTACCAGTCGCTCGATTATCGCTTTAGCGATGCGCGCAGTCCCTTCTTAGCACCGGAGGATGTGCGCGAAAACGTATTGCAAGTGGAGCAGGCAGTGAGCGAGTTTGCCCCCGAACAGCAGCGCGCTCAAGAGCCTTTAGAGCGTTTTCAACTCCAGACGTTGCGCTTAGTGGGTACGCTACGTATGGGGGCGCAGCAAGTTGCATTGATTGAGCCTCCCGAGGGGGAGGTTGTTAGTGTTCGAGAAGGTGATTATTTAGGCACCAACCATGGCCTTATTAACCAGATTGAACCACAAGGAATCACTATTGTTGAACGTGTTTTTAGCCCTCAGCAAGGGTGGCAACAACGCCAGGTAACGCTCACCCTTGAGGAATAG
- a CDS encoding pilus assembly protein PilM: MRLLKPGKGLIGVDITSATVKLLELKQSNDNYQVDSYAVQPLREGAVVERRIRDINEVASVLRRTVERAKPFTRKAAVAVPASAAITKTLTFPASLSEEEIEERITAESDRYIPFPFSEVAFDFQCLGPAPFDESQQEIVLVACRQQDVTLLTETLERAGLEPVAVDVETFALERALAELRKQSSAANDSAACVGLFDIGANMSAFHVVRGGHIVYSRDTAFGGRQLTEAIRDYYHMNIAEAGVAKKRGGLPGDYQEKVLTPFLDTLVQQGRRSLQLYYTAGRQHEVQHTVLAGGSSVIPGLAERIADDSGMSVSIANPLQRLRINKRLSEEALRNDAPAMLTAGGLAMRVSQ; encoded by the coding sequence ATGCGTTTACTCAAGCCCGGTAAAGGGTTGATTGGCGTCGATATTACATCGGCGACCGTCAAGCTGTTAGAGCTCAAACAGTCTAACGATAACTACCAAGTAGACAGCTACGCTGTTCAACCGCTGCGCGAAGGTGCAGTTGTTGAGCGCCGCATCCGCGACATTAATGAAGTGGCGAGTGTGCTTCGGCGTACTGTCGAGCGTGCAAAGCCCTTTACTCGTAAAGCAGCAGTGGCCGTCCCAGCGAGCGCTGCCATTACTAAAACGCTTACTTTTCCTGCTTCGTTAAGCGAAGAGGAAATCGAAGAGCGAATAACCGCCGAATCTGACCGCTATATTCCCTTTCCGTTCAGTGAGGTGGCGTTTGATTTTCAGTGCCTAGGCCCTGCTCCTTTCGATGAGAGCCAGCAAGAAATTGTTTTAGTAGCGTGTCGTCAGCAAGACGTGACTCTGCTTACCGAAACGCTGGAGCGTGCGGGGCTGGAGCCTGTCGCTGTCGATGTAGAAACGTTCGCCTTAGAGCGCGCATTGGCCGAGCTACGTAAGCAGTCAAGCGCGGCAAACGACTCAGCTGCTTGTGTGGGGCTATTCGACATCGGGGCCAATATGAGCGCTTTCCATGTCGTGCGGGGTGGGCATATTGTTTATAGCCGTGATACGGCGTTTGGCGGACGCCAGCTGACAGAGGCCATCCGCGACTATTACCACATGAACATCGCTGAGGCCGGAGTTGCTAAAAAGCGTGGCGGTCTTCCAGGCGACTACCAAGAGAAAGTGCTCACTCCTTTTCTAGACACGCTGGTACAGCAGGGGAGACGCTCGCTGCAGCTTTATTACACCGCGGGTCGTCAGCATGAGGTGCAACATACTGTACTTGCGGGTGGTTCTAGTGTCATTCCAGGCCTCGCTGAGCGTATTGCTGATGATAGTGGTATGTCGGTGAGTATCGCCAACCCATTGCAACGTTTGCGCATTAACAAACGGCTAAGTGAAGAAGCGTTAAGAAACGATGCCCCAGCGATGCTAACGGCGGGTGGGTTGGCGATGCGAGTTAGCCAATGA
- the aroB gene encoding 3-dehydroquinate synthase gives MTEMTSAQRTLTVALGERSYPIHIGVGLLKRANMLEPYLAGQQVMVVTNETIAPLYLETLCAGLPGHLDIRTVVLPDGEQYKTIEQVSRIWDALLEAGFNRRCTLIALGGGVIGDMVGYAAAAYQRGVAFIQVPTTLLSQVDSSVGGKTGVNHPLGKNMIGAFWQPKAVIVDIDTLTTLPSRELSAGLAEVIKYGLIRDERFLSWLEEHMQALHSVEPAVIAEAIAQSCQIKADIVADDETEQGVRALLNLGHTFGHAIEAHQGYGNWLHGEAVGAGMAMAATLSHQLGWIDSKALARAKAVVESAGLPLAAPAGMSADDFLARMKLDKKNIDTRLRLVLLNALGDACVSDATPPDMLRELLHHYPRD, from the coding sequence ATGACTGAAATGACAAGTGCCCAGCGTACGCTAACCGTCGCATTGGGTGAGCGTAGCTACCCGATCCATATTGGTGTTGGGCTGCTAAAGCGCGCCAATATGCTGGAGCCGTATCTCGCGGGTCAGCAGGTGATGGTAGTCACCAATGAGACTATCGCACCGCTTTATTTAGAAACGCTTTGCGCCGGTCTGCCTGGTCATTTAGACATTCGCACAGTAGTGCTGCCTGACGGGGAGCAATATAAAACCATCGAGCAGGTAAGCCGGATTTGGGATGCGCTGTTAGAGGCCGGCTTCAATCGTCGCTGTACGCTGATTGCCTTAGGGGGCGGTGTGATTGGCGATATGGTCGGTTATGCAGCGGCAGCTTATCAACGTGGCGTTGCCTTTATTCAGGTGCCTACTACGTTATTATCCCAGGTAGACTCTTCGGTGGGTGGGAAGACCGGTGTTAATCACCCGCTGGGTAAAAATATGATCGGTGCGTTTTGGCAACCAAAAGCCGTCATCGTGGATATCGACACTTTGACCACACTGCCTAGCCGGGAGCTTTCCGCCGGCTTGGCAGAAGTGATCAAGTACGGGTTAATCCGTGATGAGCGCTTTCTAAGCTGGTTAGAAGAGCATATGCAGGCGCTACACAGTGTTGAGCCTGCAGTGATTGCTGAAGCGATTGCTCAAAGTTGTCAGATTAAAGCCGACATTGTGGCGGATGACGAAACTGAACAGGGCGTTCGCGCGTTGCTGAACCTGGGGCACACGTTTGGTCATGCTATTGAAGCGCATCAAGGTTATGGCAACTGGTTACACGGTGAGGCCGTGGGTGCAGGCATGGCGATGGCAGCAACGCTCTCGCATCAGCTTGGCTGGATTGATAGCAAGGCACTCGCGCGTGCTAAGGCGGTTGTTGAAAGCGCCGGATTGCCGCTAGCGGCGCCTGCCGGAATGTCAGCTGACGACTTTTTAGCTCGCATGAAGCTAGATAAAAAGAATATTGATACTCGTCTACGTTTGGTGCTGCTCAATGCCCTGGGCGACGCCTGCGTAAGTGACGCCACGCCGCCTGATATGCTGCGTGAGCTGCTTCATCACTATCCGCGCGACTAA
- a CDS encoding PilN domain-containing protein: MSININLLPWREGWRERRTRQFYGVMLFMLLLGVACGVVVLHVYQQQLAAQQQRNAHISTRIEQLDNEIADVQRYQGDIGRLEEQLALFHTLNNERMSTVRLFNDIAASVADGVVYQRLSRSGQRISLSAVASNERQVSEQLRQIAAIPGLGAPLFSEVASGQDDSRRVFQFEVRQLSPEEAVSMEAAP; the protein is encoded by the coding sequence ATGAGCATTAATATTAATCTTTTACCCTGGCGTGAGGGGTGGCGAGAGAGACGGACGCGGCAATTTTACGGTGTTATGTTGTTTATGTTGCTGCTGGGCGTGGCGTGTGGCGTTGTGGTATTGCACGTATATCAACAGCAGTTAGCTGCCCAGCAGCAGCGCAATGCCCATATCTCTACTCGTATTGAGCAGTTAGACAATGAAATCGCTGATGTACAACGCTATCAGGGCGATATCGGGCGGTTGGAAGAGCAACTGGCGCTGTTCCACACGCTTAATAACGAACGCATGAGTACAGTGAGGCTGTTTAACGATATTGCTGCTAGCGTCGCCGATGGGGTTGTCTATCAGCGTCTGTCACGTAGCGGACAGCGAATCAGTCTTTCAGCGGTTGCCAGTAATGAACGTCAGGTCTCTGAGCAACTTCGCCAAATTGCAGCTATACCAGGGTTAGGCGCACCGCTGTTTTCCGAGGTTGCTAGTGGCCAAGATGACAGTCGGCGTGTTTTCCAGTTTGAAGTAAGGCAACTGTCTCCTGAAGAAGCCGTTTCCATGGAGGCGGCACCATGA
- a CDS encoding PBP1A family penicillin-binding protein yields MTFFRTLILSLFSLIVALIGATVLAVVGAAIYFSPGLPDVRQLQDFELHTPLRIFTNDGKLIGEFGEERRMPVDFADIPQDMINALIAAEDASYFDHAGVDPRGIARAAVELVQSGGSIQSGGSTITMQVARNYMLTLDQTFTRKIREILLALQMEQILDKDEIFELYVNKIFLGHRAYGIAAASETYYDKPLAELTLAQTAMIAGLPKAPSAFNPLANSERSLIRRNWILFRMRELGHIDNDAYLAAVQEPVTARRHYTQTEVDAAYVSEMARQYAIERFGDKAYTGGYRIYTTIDSEMQPYAHQALANGLLAYDLRHGWRGSEQQDIAASLVEAQEQTATQGLEEELSESPEIRQTARQAAERSQTQVEGVDGDVSNWLQVLERTPNYGLLQPAIVVESSGREMQVLTRGGELQTIAWSGLNWARPYLSPRSRGAEPSSADQIAVRGDLVRVIENEDGSLRLSQRPDAEGSLVAQDPRTGAILALQGGFDFNASKFNRAIQAQRQSGSIFKPFIYLAALEDGGMNAASVVNDSPVVLDDGSNSLWRPVNSSRDFLGPMRLRTALARSRNLVTIRVLQATGLDHTIRYLEGFGFSPDRLPRGLSLALGSASLTPMEMTNAYSVLANGGFQVAPWFIERVTRNDDEELVDEATPQVACPSCAEGQETVEIDGKEYPVAARVADPAAVYILRDMLRDVITSGTGRGALSLNRDDIVGKTGTTNNQRDAWFAGFNSDLVTTVWVGKDSNESTAEYGSNAALPIWVDFMGDALEGTPSAIPERPDTVVSARVDPSTGYRLADGQSGGISELFHRDHLPGYQQRRISRELEEASGSQGSGTAESIF; encoded by the coding sequence ATGACGTTTTTTCGAACCCTCATCCTGTCACTTTTTTCGCTAATCGTTGCGCTCATTGGCGCCACCGTGTTGGCAGTGGTGGGTGCCGCTATCTATTTTTCCCCTGGCCTGCCTGATGTACGCCAGTTGCAAGATTTCGAGCTACATACACCGCTTCGCATCTTCACCAATGATGGCAAACTCATTGGTGAATTTGGCGAAGAGCGCCGTATGCCCGTCGACTTCGCTGATATCCCACAGGACATGATCAACGCGCTGATCGCAGCGGAAGATGCCAGTTACTTTGATCATGCAGGCGTTGATCCTCGTGGTATCGCCAGGGCGGCGGTTGAACTGGTCCAGAGTGGCGGCTCCATTCAGTCTGGCGGCTCGACCATTACCATGCAGGTTGCGCGTAACTATATGTTGACGCTTGACCAGACATTCACGCGGAAAATTCGCGAGATTCTGCTTGCCCTACAAATGGAGCAGATTCTTGATAAAGATGAAATCTTCGAGCTCTACGTCAACAAGATATTTCTCGGTCATCGCGCCTATGGCATCGCAGCCGCATCAGAGACTTATTATGACAAGCCATTGGCGGAATTAACGCTGGCTCAAACGGCAATGATCGCGGGACTGCCTAAAGCACCCTCAGCCTTTAACCCACTGGCCAATTCAGAACGCTCGCTTATTCGCCGCAACTGGATTCTGTTTCGCATGCGCGAGCTAGGACATATTGATAATGATGCTTATCTAGCGGCGGTGCAGGAGCCGGTGACAGCCCGCCGGCACTACACCCAAACTGAAGTCGACGCGGCTTATGTTTCAGAAATGGCTCGCCAATATGCCATCGAACGATTTGGCGATAAGGCGTATACCGGTGGCTACCGAATTTACACCACGATTGATAGCGAAATGCAGCCCTATGCCCACCAAGCATTAGCAAATGGCCTGCTGGCTTACGACCTTCGCCATGGCTGGCGCGGTTCAGAACAGCAAGATATCGCAGCCAGCTTGGTAGAAGCTCAAGAGCAAACCGCTACTCAAGGGCTTGAAGAGGAACTTTCAGAATCACCGGAAATTCGTCAAACCGCTCGCCAAGCAGCTGAGCGTAGCCAAACACAAGTTGAGGGTGTCGATGGTGACGTCAGCAACTGGCTGCAGGTATTAGAGCGCACGCCCAACTATGGCCTGCTTCAGCCAGCGATTGTGGTTGAGAGCAGTGGCCGTGAAATGCAGGTACTTACTCGCGGTGGCGAACTGCAAACGATTGCCTGGAGCGGCCTAAACTGGGCACGCCCCTATTTGAGCCCACGCAGTCGTGGTGCCGAACCAAGTAGCGCGGATCAAATTGCTGTTCGCGGCGACTTAGTCCGCGTGATTGAAAACGAAGATGGATCGCTACGCTTGTCGCAGCGCCCCGACGCCGAAGGCTCTTTGGTTGCACAAGATCCACGCACTGGCGCTATTTTAGCCTTACAAGGCGGGTTTGATTTTAATGCCAGTAAGTTCAACCGTGCTATCCAGGCTCAGCGTCAATCCGGCTCCATCTTTAAACCGTTCATCTATCTGGCAGCCCTAGAAGACGGCGGTATGAACGCAGCAAGCGTGGTCAATGATTCCCCCGTCGTATTAGATGACGGTAGTAATTCATTATGGCGCCCAGTCAATTCAAGCCGTGATTTCCTAGGCCCGATGCGCTTGCGAACAGCGCTTGCTCGTTCGCGTAACTTGGTCACCATTCGTGTGCTTCAAGCCACGGGGTTGGACCATACTATTCGCTACCTAGAAGGATTTGGCTTCTCCCCCGATCGCCTACCACGCGGGCTGTCTCTCGCCTTGGGCAGCGCCAGTTTAACGCCCATGGAAATGACCAACGCGTATTCTGTTCTTGCCAACGGTGGTTTTCAGGTCGCGCCATGGTTTATTGAACGCGTCACGCGTAACGATGATGAGGAACTTGTCGATGAAGCAACACCTCAGGTTGCCTGCCCTAGCTGCGCTGAGGGGCAGGAAACAGTTGAAATCGACGGCAAGGAGTACCCTGTAGCTGCTCGGGTCGCTGACCCTGCTGCTGTCTATATTCTGCGCGACATGCTGCGTGACGTCATTACGTCTGGCACCGGTCGTGGTGCTCTTAGCCTGAACCGCGACGATATCGTCGGCAAAACGGGCACCACCAATAACCAGCGTGATGCCTGGTTCGCAGGCTTTAACAGCGACTTAGTGACCACAGTATGGGTAGGCAAAGATAGCAACGAGTCCACCGCTGAATATGGCTCTAACGCAGCACTACCTATCTGGGTTGACTTTATGGGCGATGCACTAGAAGGCACCCCTTCAGCGATACCCGAACGCCCGGATACTGTTGTTAGCGCACGGGTAGACCCCTCCACCGGATACCGCTTGGCGGATGGTCAGTCAGGGGGCATTTCTGAGCTCTTCCACCGTGACCATCTTCCCGGCTACCAGCAACGTCGCATTAGTCGTGAACTGGAAGAAGCCAGTGGCTCGCAGGGGTCTGGTACCGCAGAGTCCATTTTCTAA
- a CDS encoding type 4a pilus biogenesis protein PilO: protein MTPIRERIKNDCLRLRSVEWQSLDIKEAGEWPWLLKAVIAVLAFLVALLAINGWLVGEARDSLAAEQRQEERLLVEYRRKASEAAFLPDIRSQLTALENQMVQMQAMLPTSAEIPSLLDSISDAAIENRLTIETIRLRPTVSNTHYIEHPLDIQVRGDYHALAQFVSDISGLARIITQHDLTLAPVEQNGDTLRMSLLARTYSEKAAP, encoded by the coding sequence ATGACGCCTATCCGTGAACGCATAAAAAATGATTGCCTGCGTCTGCGCAGCGTTGAATGGCAATCGTTGGATATCAAAGAAGCAGGTGAATGGCCCTGGCTGCTTAAAGCCGTGATAGCGGTACTTGCTTTTTTAGTTGCTCTATTAGCTATCAACGGGTGGCTGGTGGGGGAGGCTCGCGATTCGCTTGCAGCAGAGCAGCGTCAAGAGGAGCGTCTGCTGGTCGAGTATCGACGCAAGGCGTCTGAAGCCGCTTTTCTGCCGGATATTCGCAGTCAGTTGACTGCTCTTGAAAATCAAATGGTGCAGATGCAGGCGATGCTGCCTACCAGTGCAGAAATTCCTTCTTTATTAGATAGCATCAGTGATGCCGCTATCGAAAATCGACTAACCATTGAAACTATCCGTTTGCGACCTACGGTGAGTAACACGCACTATATAGAGCACCCCTTAGATATACAGGTACGCGGTGATTACCATGCATTGGCGCAGTTTGTTTCGGACATTAGCGGTTTGGCGCGAATTATTACCCAGCACGATTTAACGCTAGCGCCTGTTGAGCAGAATGGCGACACGCTACGCATGTCGCTGCTTGCACGCACTTACAGCGAAAAGGCTGCACCATGA
- the aroK gene encoding shikimate kinase AroK, whose product MQELPNIFLIGPMGAGKSTIGRLLAAELSRSFFDSDHAIQDRCGADIPWIFDVEGEPGFRQRESQMIDELTQLSGVVVATGGGAVLREENRRALRERGAVVYLLTTVDQQLKRTAKDRNRPLLQCDNREQVLNDMFATRDPLYRATSDITVRTDRRSPRAVVNEILRRVHRMVDPLEIARAQSKKVSQ is encoded by the coding sequence ATGCAAGAGTTACCCAATATTTTTTTAATTGGCCCCATGGGGGCTGGCAAGAGCACGATAGGCCGCTTACTCGCGGCTGAGTTGTCGCGCTCGTTCTTTGACAGCGATCACGCCATACAAGACCGCTGTGGTGCGGATATCCCCTGGATTTTTGACGTTGAAGGTGAGCCCGGCTTTCGTCAGCGCGAAAGTCAGATGATTGACGAACTCACTCAGTTGTCTGGTGTGGTAGTGGCTACCGGCGGTGGCGCAGTGCTGCGCGAAGAGAATCGACGTGCTCTGCGTGAGCGAGGCGCCGTGGTTTATTTGCTGACCACCGTTGACCAGCAACTGAAGCGCACTGCTAAAGATCGAAATCGACCGCTATTACAGTGTGATAATCGCGAACAGGTGCTGAACGATATGTTCGCCACACGAGATCCGCTGTATCGAGCGACATCGGATATTACGGTGCGCACGGATCGGCGCAGCCCACGTGCGGTGGTCAACGAAATTCTGCGTCGTGTCCATCGCATGGTGGACCCTTTGGAAATTGCGCGGGCTCAAAGTAAAAAGGTATCACAATGA